A window of Hevea brasiliensis isolate MT/VB/25A 57/8 chromosome 14, ASM3005281v1, whole genome shotgun sequence contains these coding sequences:
- the LOC110667300 gene encoding RING-H2 finger protein ATL70-like: MNSTTPPPEQNLGRFPIIFGASIGSLSLIAIILLTVYLCTRRRPSLPDPSSHDGVSASSDDQDLSSSVTINIEATLNTYPKILFSDAKNEKGDSSIASSCSICLAEYSDSDVLRLLPDCDHLFHVQCVDQWLKLHPTCPICRNSSRRTQSNLTPQSNPSQTTQPFFDPFFVRLMY, from the coding sequence ATGAATTCCACTACTCCTCCACCAGAGCAAAATCTTGGACGATTCCCCATTATCTTTGGAGCTTCCATTGGCTCTCTTTCTCTAATAGCAATCATTCTTCTCACTGTCTACCTCTGCACTCGCAGAAGACCATCTCTGCCGGACCCTTCTTCCCATGACGGCGTTTCCGCTTCCTCAGACGATCAAGACCTCTCCTCCTCTGTCACCATCAACATCGAAGCCACTCTTAATACCTACCCCAAAATTCTTTTCTCGGATGCCAAAAATGAAAAGGGTGATTCGAGTATAGCTTCTTCTTGCTCGATATGCTTGGCAGAGTATAGTGATAGTGATGTTCTGCGTTTGCTGCCGGACTGTGATCATCTCTTCCATGTGCAATGCGTCGATCAGTGGCTGAAGCTACATCCTACTTGCCCCATATGTCGAAACTCATCGCGTCGTACTCAAAGTAATCTAACACCTCAAAGTAATCCTTCGCAAACTACACAACCCTTCTTTGATCCGTTCTTTGTAAGGTTAATGTACTAA